Sequence from the Miscanthus floridulus cultivar M001 chromosome 16, ASM1932011v1, whole genome shotgun sequence genome:
TGAACTCCACTGACATTCCGGTCCCACCTGCTGCCGTCCCTACCTGTAAGTGACGCCATTGCTTAATGAAGCGCCCCCACCTGGCCGCTAACGGCGCTTTACCGCGCCACTACCGACCGCTACTTAAACGGCAGCCCAGACACCGAGCAACCACTCCCGTCCGCctctctcccctcctcctctcctttCGTCTCTGATCTCTTCCCCTCTCGTTTCGTCTCCTCCTCTGCTCGGCGTGGTCGCTCGCCATGGCGTCCTCGACGGGGAGCTTGGAGCACGGGGGTTTCACGTTCACGCCGCCGCCTTTCATCACCTCGTTCACGGAGCTGCTCTCCGGGGCAGGGGACATGCTAGGAGCCGGCGGCGCAGACCAGGAGCGGTCGCCGAGGGGGCTGTTCCACCGCGGCGCCAGGGGCGGCAGCGGCGTGGGCGTGCCCAAGTTCAAGTCCGCGCAGCCGCCCAGCCTGCCCATCTCGCCGCCGCCGATGTCGCCGTCCTCCTACTTCGCCATCCCGGCCGGGCTCAGCCCCGCCGAGCTGCTCGACTCGCCCGTCCTGCTCCACTCTTCTGCTAACATCTTGGCGTCTCCCACCACCGGCGCCATCCCGGCGCAGAGGTTCGACTGGAAGCAGGCCGCCGATCTGATCGCATCTCAGCAAGACGACAGCCGGGCTGCCGCCATCGGTGGCTTCAACGACTTCTCCTTCCACACGGCCACCTCCAACGCCATGCCCGCGCAGACCACGGCCTTCCCTTCCTTCAAGGTACGAATTGCATGCTTGTTACTAGCACAAGCTAATGAGCTACAGATATATAGCACGAGCCCAGTAGCTGAGAGTCTCAATCTGTGTGTGGTCGTGCAGCaggaacagcagcagcagcaagtcgAAGCCGCAGCAACCAATAAGCAGAGCGTCGTCGTGGCGTCGAGCAACAAGGCGGCGAGCAGCGGTGGCGGGAACAGCAACACCAAGCTGGAGGACGGTTACAACTGGCGCAAGTACGGGCAGAAGCAGGTGAAGGGGAGCGAGAACCCGCGCAGCTACTACAAGTGCACGTACCACAGCTGCTCcatgaagaagaaggtggagcggTCCCTGGCCGACGGCCACATCACGCAGATCGTGTACAAGGGCGTGCACAACCACCCCAAGCCGCTGTCCACGCGCCGCAACTCCTccggcggcgccgcggcggcggaggagcagcAGGCCGCCGCCAACAGCCTctccgccgcggcggcgggcTGCGGGCCGGAGCAATCCGGCGCCACCGCCGAGAACTCGTCCGTCACCTTCGGCGACGACGAGGCGGAGAACGCGTCGCAGCGGAGCGACGGCGACGAGCCCGACGCCAAGCGCTGGTACGTAGTAATCAATCCCCAGATTCATTCGCTACTCATCATTCATTCACCAGTTTGGCCGTATTAATTTTCTTGTGTTCGATCGTGGAACTCATCGTATATACATGTACATGTCTGCTTGATCAGGAAGGAGGATGGTGAGAACGAGGGCAGCTctggcggcgccggcggcaagccgGTGCGCGAGCCCCGGCTGGTGGTGCAGACGCTGAGCGACATCGACATCCTGGACGACGGGTTCCGGTGGCGCAAGTACGGGCAGAAGGTGGTGAAGGGGAACCCGAACCCGCGGAGCTACTacaagtgcaccacggtggggTGCCCCGTGCGGAAGCACGTGGAGCGCGCGTCCCACGACACGCGCGCCGTGATCACCACGTACGAGGGCAAGCACAACCACGACGTGCCCGTGGGCCGTGGCGCCGCCagccgcgcggcggcggcggcggtggcgccgacGGGCTCCGGGTCAGCCTTGATGGCCGCCGGTGGCCAGCTGGGCCaacagcagctgcagcagcagcagccctacACCCTGGAGATGCTGAGCGGCGGAGcatacggcggcggcggcggctacgcGGCCAAGGACGAGCCGCGGGACGACCTGTTCGTCGACTCGCTCCTCTGCTAGTGCTGCTAGCGTGGGGAATGCGGAGTCGCGGTCCACCAATCTCGGCGCGGCGGCGTCTGTAGCCAGCCTGCTGTACGTGTACGGCGGGTGTACGTATACGGCCGTAGCGTACACGCTTGCCTTCGCACTCAGATACGTACAGAATACACACGCACACAACACGCTGTTGTATACACTGGATCCTAGTAGGTGTTTTTAGCTTAGGTAGGAATGGAAATTTGTTGATTCGTTGGAGGCCTTTCTGCCACGCGCGCACGGTGCCCATGCGTCTCGTATACTCATACGGTTCTGTGTCTTCCGGTGTGGAAAAGCCATACGTATATCAATCGTATAGTGAGGCAAAGTCAATAAAGCTGAAAAAAAGTTTTGCGTTATTTATTTCATCACCTCTTCTCCCTTCTACTACTGCTACTGAAATGAATGCGAATTACCATAACACAACAAAAAGAAGTATAGTCCATGCATATGTAAACGATGGAATTCCATCACGGCGGGGTACCAAATCAGTActaccggggggggggggggggggggggggggggggggggggggggggggggggggggggggggggcggggaagATTGTTTGGGTTTTTGGTGACATGTGGCTACCATGCATTTTGATTTTATATATGTGACGTGAGAGGTGACGTGCTGCTCTTCGCTGGGCCGGGGAAGCTTAGCTCAGCTGCTCATCCTTATCGCAATGAGCAGTGCAATAATCTATCTAATCTAGTAGGAGTACTAGAGCAGTAGTTGCATCGCATCGGACACATTCGCTGAACCAGGTGGAGCTGGCACGTGCCTCAACGATTGTGTATCAAGAAGGCGACGTGCGCATCATCGCGTTTCCTCTCACCTTTCCGGAGGCTAGCTGATGATCCAAAATCACGCTAATCAATACGGACGGTTTGTGTGTGGGGTACGCTAGCCTCAAGTGGAGACACCATCTCCTACCCTGCGTACCATGATTGGGCCGGCCTAACTGAATTTGCCGACCTCCCAGCAGCGTCCCGGCTCCACATCTTCTTAGCTGGACGATGCACAACCGACAAATTATCGCCTTGTCACACTAGATTTTTGCTCAAAAGGGCATCGGTTGGTTTTTTCTGTGGACAGCAAGTACGGCAGCCGCGGAGCGCGCGCAAAGTTTTGGCTGTGGCATTACTCTGTTTCGGCGACGGCCAGGGGCGCGCGGGCTCACGCTAATCAGCGGCGGCTAGGGTTCGTCACCATTCATGGGTCGCCGGACGCAAAATTAAATGGACGACAAGGCGAGACATGCACAAGAGATACCGGAAGGGGGATGAGGAACTTACAAGTTGCTTAGTTTAAGAAATTAATTAAACTATTTTAGATGAGGTGGTGTATCATGATTCATGAGTCAATTCCTCAACTTTGGTAAAATAACTCCATTCACACCGTAATTTTCGTATGCTTATCACCTAGTTACCTTGATTGTAATTTTCGTGTGCTTCGTAGATACGTTAGAAAAAGGTAAAAATTGTCGGTGTTTTTATCATCGACTATAATTATGGGGTATGTTACATGTAAGCGGATCTGGAAGGTAACATATAGAACACAGATTAAATTGGTTCAGGTAGGGATGTCCTAAGTCTAGTGTActatcggcctgttc
This genomic interval carries:
- the LOC136512127 gene encoding probable WRKY transcription factor 26 isoform X2 yields the protein MASSTGSLEHGGFTFTPPPFITSFTELLSGAGDMLGAGGADQERSPRGLFHRGARGGSGVGVPKFKSAQPPSLPISPPPMSPSSYFAIPAGLSPAELLDSPVLLHSSANILASPTTGAIPAQRFDWKQAADLIASQQDDSRAAAIGGFNDFSFHTATSNAMPAQTTAFPSFKEQQQQQVEAAATNKQSVVVASSNKAASSGGGNSNTKLEDGYNWRKYGQKQVKGSENPRSYYKCTYHSCSMKKKVERSLADGHITQIVYKGVHNHPKPLSTRRNSSGGAAAAEEQQAAANSLSAAAAGCGPEQSGATAENSSVTFGDDEAENASQRSDGDEPDAKRWKEDGENEGSSGGAGGKPVREPRLVVQTLSDIDILDDGFRWRKYGQKVVKGNPNPRSYYKCTTVGCPVRKHVERASHDTRAVITTYEGKHNHDVPVGRGAASRAAAAAVAPTGSGSALMAAGGQLGQQQLQQQQPYTLEMLSGGAYGGGGGYAAKDEPRDDLFVDSLLC
- the LOC136512127 gene encoding probable WRKY transcription factor 26 isoform X1, whose translation is MASSTGSLEHGGFTFTPPPFITSFTELLSGAGDMLGAGGADQERSPRGLFHRGARGGSGVGVPKFKSAQPPSLPISPPPMSPSSYFAIPAGLSPAELLDSPVLLHSSANILASPTTGAIPAQRFDWKQAADLIASQQDDSRAAAIGGFNDFSFHTATSNAMPAQTTAFPSFKQEQQQQQVEAAATNKQSVVVASSNKAASSGGGNSNTKLEDGYNWRKYGQKQVKGSENPRSYYKCTYHSCSMKKKVERSLADGHITQIVYKGVHNHPKPLSTRRNSSGGAAAAEEQQAAANSLSAAAAGCGPEQSGATAENSSVTFGDDEAENASQRSDGDEPDAKRWKEDGENEGSSGGAGGKPVREPRLVVQTLSDIDILDDGFRWRKYGQKVVKGNPNPRSYYKCTTVGCPVRKHVERASHDTRAVITTYEGKHNHDVPVGRGAASRAAAAAVAPTGSGSALMAAGGQLGQQQLQQQQPYTLEMLSGGAYGGGGGYAAKDEPRDDLFVDSLLC